One Alligator mississippiensis isolate rAllMis1 chromosome 1, rAllMis1, whole genome shotgun sequence genomic window carries:
- the ARL11 gene encoding ADP-ribosylation factor-like protein 11, whose protein sequence is MMGNWSFKARFKRDARVVILGLDLAGKSTLLYKLKKGEVMQTSPTVGFNVESLEAPCHISLTLWDVGGQDKLRASWKNYLEGTDALIFVLDSSDRTRLPDAVVELEKVLNNTDLIRVPVLLLANKQELPGALSLPELQENLNPECFSNRNWEIRGCSAYTGEGLTEALIVLAGLLKRSQEENSHACVCVPRR, encoded by the coding sequence ATGATGGGGAATTGGAGCTTCAAGGCTCGATTCAAAAGAGATGCTCGGGTTGTCATACTAGGATTGGATTTGGCTGGCAAGTCCACCCTCTTGTACAAACTGAAGAAGGGCGAGGTTATGCAAACTTCCCCAACAGTGGGCTTCAACGTGGAATCTCTGGAAGCTCCTTGTCATATATCTTTGACTCTCTGGGATGTTGGTGGTCAAGACAAGCTCCGTGCCAGCTGGAAGAACTACCTGGAAGGCACAGATGCCCTCATCTTTGTGTTGGACAGTAGTGACAGAACTCGGCTGCCGGATGCAGTGGTTGAGCTGGAGAAAGTTCTGAATAACACAGACCTGATCAGAGTTCCAGTCTTGCTTCTGGCCAACAAACaggagctgccaggggcactCTCCCTTCCAGAGCTGCAAGAAAACCTAAATCCTGAATGCTTCAGTAACCGCAACTGGGAGATAAGAGGGTGCAGTGCTTATACTGGTGAGGGGCTCACAGAGGCCTTAATTGTCCTGGCTGGACTCCTGAAGAGAAGTCAAGAAGAGAATTCCCATGCGTGTGTTTGTGTACCACGAAGATGA